From a single Cyprinus carpio isolate SPL01 chromosome A3, ASM1834038v1, whole genome shotgun sequence genomic region:
- the LOC109046170 gene encoding protein ELFN1-like: MASRRASEASNGGMVKSAFFWSLAIIYLTHISGVRGDCWLIEGEKGFVWLAICSQNQPPYEAIPQHINSTIVDLRLNENKIKSIHYFALSRFTNLTYLNLTKNEINYIEDGAFSAQFNLQVLQLGFNKLRNLTEGILRGLGKLQYLYLQANLIETVTPNAFWECPNIENIDLSMNRIQVLDGSTFTSLTKLTTCELYTNPFNCSCELLGFVKWLSVFPNRTSERMVCDSPAGVSGYSLLSQNPNNPTYRNALHMLSTVCTEGYATPYILVPTETTTYPPDSTPCGLEDCPSGTEPEEISISPTYIDLDVKPIMKLKQVSHTNAEITVQIPYPYKKMYILVLYNNSFFTVIQNLKRQKEDIELKNLKPHTDYTYCVASIRNSLRFNHTCLTLSTGHRNGKEQAASNAKATHYIMTILGCLFGMVIVLGVVYYCLRKKRQQDEKHKKAGSLKKNIIELKYGGELEGGTISRMSQKQMMAGESITRMPYLPSGSEMEQYKLQDISDTPKMAKGNYIEVRTGEHPDRRECEMSMPGNSQGSVAEISTIAKEVDKVNQIITNCIDALKSESTSFQGVKSGAVSTAEPQLVLISEQPQNKSGFLSPVYKDSYHHSLQRHHASDASPKRPSTATGGPMRSPRPYRSEGPYKSESKYIEKTSPTGETILTITPTAAILRAEAEKIRQYSEHRHSYPDAHQIVELEEPDSRKTSILEPLTRPRARDLAYSQLSPQYHNLSYSSSPEYYCKPSHSIWERFKLHRKRHNNEEYMAAGHALRKKVQFAKDEDLHDILDYWKGVSAQQKS, translated from the coding sequence ATGGCTTCCAGGAGGGCATCAGAAGCTAGTAATGGAGGCATGGTGAAGAGTGCCTTCTTCTGGTCTTTGGCCATAATCTATCTGACTCACATAAGTGGAGTGAGGGGGGATTGCTGGCTCATAGAAGGTGAAAAGGGCTTTGTATGGCTGGCCATTTGCAGCCAAAACCAGCCACCCTATGAGGCCATCCCTCAGCATATCAACAGCACTATAGTGGACCTTCGATTGAATGAGAACAAGATCAAGAGCATCCACTACTTTGCCCTTAGCCGCTTTACCAACCTCACATACCTGAATCTGACCAAGAATGAGATTAATTACATTGAGGATGGGGCTTTTTCAGCCCAGTTCAACTTGCAGGTTCTCCAGTTGGGTTTCAATAAGTTGCGTAACTTAACCGAAGGGATTCTCAGGGGTTTGGGAAAGCTGCAGTACCTCTACCTCCAGGCCAACCTGATTGAGACTGTGACACCCAATGCCTTCTGGGAGTGCCCAAACATAGAAAACATTGACCTTTCCATGAACCGCATTCAGGTGCTTGATGGGTCCACCTTCACCAGCCTGACAAAGCTGACCACCTGTGAACTCTACACCAACCCTTTCAATTGCTCCTGTGAGCTCTTGGGGTTCGTTAAGTGGCTCTCTGTCTTTCCCAACAGGACAAGTGAACGGATGGTGTGCGATTCTCCTGCAGGAGTCTCGGGCTACAGTCTCCTAAGTCAGAATCCGAACAATCCCACATACCGGAATGCTCTGCATATGCTGTCCACTGTGTGCACGGAGGGCTACGCAACTCCGTATATCCTTGTGCCTACTGAGACCACCACTTACCCTCCAGACTCTACACCTTGTGGGCTGGAAGACTGTCCCTCGGGAACTGAGCCAGAGGAAATCAGCATCAGTCCCACATACATAGACTTAGATGTGAAACCAATCATGAAACTCAAGCAAGTGTCTCACACGAACGCAGAAATCACTGTTCAGATCCCTTACCCCTACAAGAAGATGTACATCCTTGTCCTGTACAATAACAGCTTCTTCACTGTTATACAGAATCTGAAGAGGCAGAAGGAGGACATTGAACTGAAAAACCTGAAACCCCACACCGATTACACCTACTGTGTGGCTTCCATAAGAAACTCATTGCGTTTCAATCATACTTGTTTGACATTATCCACAGGGCATAGGAATGGAAAAGAGCAAGCAGCTAGTAATGCAAAAGCTACTCACTACATAATGACTATCTTAGGATGTCTTTTCGGTATGGTAATTGTTTTAGGGGTAGTTTACTATTGCTTGCGAAAAAAGAGACAACAAGATGAAAAGCACAAAAAGGCAGGAAGCTTAAAGAAGAACATAATTGAGCTTAAATATGGCGGTGAGCTAGAGGGCGGGACAATATCCAGGATGTCTCAAAAGCAAATGATGGCTGGGGAGAGCATAACCCGCATGCCCTATCTACCTTCCGGCAGTGAAATGGAGCAATACAAACTGCAAGACATCAGCGACACTCCGAAAATGGCCAAAGGGAATTACATAGAAGTGAGAACAGGGGAGCACCCAGATCGAAGGGAATGTGAAATGTCTATGCCTGGCAACAGCCAAGGCTCAGTTGCTGAGATCTCGACAATTGCAAAGGAAGTAGACAAGGTCAACCAGATTATTACCAATTGTATAGATGCTCTGAAATCAGAGTCCACCTCCTTCCAAGGGGTGAAATCTGGTGCTGTGTCAACAGCTGAACCTCAATTGGTACTGATCTCAGAGCAGCCTCAGAACAAGTCTGGGTTCCTGTCACCTGTCTACAAGGACAGTTACCACCACTCTTTACAAAGACATCATGCATCAGATGCTTCTCCGAAACGTCCGAGTACAGCCACTGGTGGTCCAATGCGGAGTCCAAGGCCTTACCGCTCAGAGGGGCCCTACAAGTCAGAGTCGAAGTACATAGAGAAAACTTCACCCACAGGGGAAACTATTCTGACTATCACACCCACAGCTGCGATACTAAGAGCAGAGGCGGAGAAGATCCGTCAGTATAGTGAGCATCGGCATTCCTACCCCGATGCCCACCAAATTGTAGAGTTGGAAGAACCGGATAGTCGGAAAACCTCCATTTTGGAGCCCCTGACGCGGCCTCGTGCCAGAGACTTGGCTTACTCACAGCTCTCTCCCCAATACCACAATCTCAGTTACTCGTCTAGTCCCGAGTACTACTGCAAACCATCGCACAGCATCTGGGAGCGCTTTAAACTCCATCGCAAGCGACACAACAATGAGGAGTACATGGCAGCAGGTCACGCTCTGAGGAAAAAAGTGCAGTTTGCTAAGGATGAAGACCTGCATGACATTCTAGATTACTGGAAGGGAGTGTCAGCCCAACAAAAATCTTAA